A genomic region of Photobacterium swingsii contains the following coding sequences:
- a CDS encoding pilus assembly protein PilP yields the protein MKKGLLYASIAWLLIGCRANTDSIDQFITDAHIHAKIQVEPLPEPYHFVADDFVMTSERIPFVQPQPEQIDSEEAHGKDCWQPDDTRRPQSLERFPLDQLAIKGVMDGGKHRWALIYTPESKLVKIKEGQYIGLNHGRVLKVTPRFIDIEEILSDGKGCWLKRETQLALKADDTPVF from the coding sequence ATGAAAAAAGGATTGCTTTACGCATCAATCGCTTGGTTGTTGATTGGCTGTCGTGCGAATACCGATTCCATAGATCAATTTATCACTGATGCCCACATTCACGCCAAGATCCAAGTTGAACCCTTACCTGAGCCTTATCACTTTGTTGCTGATGATTTTGTCATGACCAGTGAACGTATTCCTTTTGTGCAGCCTCAGCCTGAACAAATCGATAGCGAAGAAGCACATGGCAAAGACTGTTGGCAACCTGACGATACACGTCGTCCTCAATCACTTGAGCGTTTTCCCCTTGATCAGCTGGCCATTAAAGGAGTGATGGATGGCGGAAAGCACCGCTGGGCACTGATTTATACCCCTGAATCGAAGCTGGTCAAAATCAAAGAAGGGCAGTACATCGGGCTTAACCATGGTCGCGTATTAAAAGTCACACCACGATTTATTGATATTGAAGAGATTTTATCTGATGGCAAAGGGTGTTGGCTGAAGCGTGAAACGCAGCTGGCACTGAAAGCTGACGATACACCGGTATTTTAA
- the pilM gene encoding type IV pilus biogenesis protein PilM — translation MFHNPFSVGIDIGHHSVKAVALAQKKESVELAAFAEVVLPPLVINEQHNVNAEHLLSAMRQIKKQLPRTARHVALGLPDSAVISKIIQLDTNLNNDELEFAVAQAIGSSSPFPLEELRLDFFPLDGAEMAPALATLPYQVFASRKETIDNRVAVLSKAGMKATVMELQTHALLWLANHCREAERLEGIYGVIDIGQHHTEFCVDPPDSMAFHREIAFGSSSFENGAPGRYADDNMMVFPATDTSDAERFTQQLADQLRRQIQLYHSTHPRFPLAGLWLCGGCQSQILEEVLARMLNLDIRWLNPFQRFAVGRKLVLEPQRQYCQFGVATGLALRGALR, via the coding sequence ATGTTTCATAACCCTTTCAGCGTTGGTATTGATATTGGGCATCATAGTGTCAAAGCGGTGGCATTAGCCCAGAAAAAAGAAAGTGTTGAGCTGGCTGCTTTTGCTGAGGTTGTCCTGCCACCTTTGGTGATCAACGAGCAGCATAACGTGAATGCGGAGCACTTGTTGTCAGCGATGCGTCAAATCAAAAAGCAATTACCACGCACTGCGAGACACGTCGCATTAGGGCTGCCAGACAGTGCAGTCATTAGCAAAATAATTCAGTTAGACACAAACTTGAACAATGATGAGCTGGAATTTGCAGTAGCACAAGCTATCGGCTCTTCATCGCCTTTTCCGCTTGAGGAGTTGCGTTTAGATTTTTTTCCACTTGATGGTGCGGAAATGGCACCAGCCCTCGCGACACTCCCTTACCAAGTGTTTGCCTCCCGTAAAGAGACAATTGATAACCGTGTCGCAGTGCTGAGCAAAGCTGGGATGAAAGCGACCGTCATGGAATTACAAACTCATGCCTTGTTATGGCTGGCCAATCATTGTCGAGAGGCTGAGCGGTTAGAAGGGATTTATGGTGTTATTGATATTGGTCAGCATCATACCGAGTTCTGCGTTGATCCCCCCGATAGCATGGCTTTTCATCGTGAAATAGCGTTTGGTTCCTCATCGTTTGAAAATGGAGCACCGGGGCGGTATGCCGATGACAATATGATGGTATTTCCTGCGACGGATACCAGTGATGCAGAACGTTTTACGCAGCAACTGGCTGATCAATTACGTCGCCAAATCCAGCTTTATCACTCGACGCATCCGCGTTTTCCTCTTGCGGGGTTGTGGTTATGTGGTGGTTGCCAGTCACAAATATTGGAAGAAGTATTAGCCCGAATGCTAAACCTTGATATCCGCTGGTTGAATCCCTTTCAGCGTTTTGCTGTGGGTCGCAAGTTAGTACTTGAGCCGCAACGGCAGTATTGCCAGTTTGGGGTGGCGACAGGGTTGGCACTACGGGGTGCCTTACGATGA
- the aroK gene encoding shikimate kinase AroK: MAEKRNIFLVGPMGAGKSTIGRHLAQQLHMEFLDSDTVIEERTGADISWVFDVEGESGFRVREEGVIDDLTQEQGIVLATGGGSVMSKENRNRLSARGIVVYLETTIEKQLARTQRDKKRPLLQTDAPREVLEALAEERNPLYEEVSDYVVRTDDQSAKVVANQIIKMLEER; encoded by the coding sequence ATGGCTGAAAAACGAAATATTTTCCTAGTCGGCCCAATGGGTGCCGGCAAAAGCACTATTGGTAGACACCTTGCACAGCAACTGCATATGGAGTTTTTAGACTCAGATACAGTTATCGAAGAACGTACAGGGGCTGACATTAGTTGGGTTTTTGATGTTGAAGGTGAAAGCGGTTTCCGCGTTCGCGAAGAAGGCGTCATTGACGATTTGACTCAAGAGCAAGGTATTGTACTTGCGACTGGCGGTGGCTCTGTAATGAGCAAAGAAAACCGTAATCGCCTATCTGCTCGTGGCATCGTGGTGTACTTGGAAACCACCATCGAGAAACAATTGGCGCGTACACAACGCGACAAGAAACGTCCACTGCTGCAAACCGATGCTCCACGTGAAGTATTGGAAGCGTTGGCTGAGGAACGTAATCCATTGTACGAAGAAGTTTCAGACTACGTCGTACGCACTGATGATCAAAGCGCAAAAGTTGTGGCTAACCAGATCATCAAAATGCTTGAAGAGCGTTAA
- a CDS encoding type IV pilus secretin PilQ, translating into MFTKLAADKRFSALLYGIAWLVLLLMFPRWAYAGNDIAALDFHRSEKGQGVLSVQLEKAQSLIDIRQSGLQLYVEVVDGTIADEMLYVLDVNDFATAVKTVETFRSDKGVKLLLTMSERFDYDYKTSGNQLDVIVTAKPKSTETDEQNITYNGKPISINFQDVPVRNVLQLIADYNDFNLVVSDTVEGNVTLRLDDVPWPQVLDIILQSKGLDKRINGKVVLVAPKSELDGHEQQALAAKRKSEELAALRSELIQVKYAKAIDLASLLIGDEDGVSMLSARGSLHVDERTNSLIIKDLPESIESVKDILSALDIPVKQVQIEARIVTVSEGDLEELGVRWGVISNNGDTTIGGSVESNLHNSGLLDRKATVDDFLNVNLGATTAGASSIAFQVAKLGDILLDLELSALQKEEKAEIISSPRLVTTNKKTAYIEQGTEIPYLEGSSSGAVTVSFKKAVLSLMVTPQITPDNKLVLDLVVTQDKVGKTVKTGTGEAVAIDTQRIGTQVLVNNGETLVLGGIYQHALSTKVEQVPLLGDIPLLGALFRRTKEDLDKRELLIFVTPKIVFQ; encoded by the coding sequence ATGTTTACAAAGTTAGCGGCCGATAAGCGCTTTTCAGCCTTGTTGTATGGGATCGCTTGGCTCGTGTTGCTATTGATGTTTCCTCGCTGGGCGTATGCAGGCAATGATATTGCAGCACTCGATTTTCATCGAAGTGAAAAGGGGCAAGGGGTATTGAGTGTTCAACTTGAAAAAGCCCAATCCTTGATCGATATTCGGCAGTCAGGTCTGCAGCTGTACGTGGAAGTTGTTGATGGCACGATTGCTGATGAAATGCTGTATGTGCTTGATGTGAATGATTTTGCTACCGCAGTAAAAACAGTTGAAACCTTTCGCAGCGATAAAGGCGTTAAGCTGTTACTGACGATGTCAGAGCGCTTTGATTACGATTATAAAACCAGTGGTAATCAACTGGATGTCATTGTGACAGCCAAGCCCAAATCCACGGAAACTGATGAGCAGAACATAACCTATAACGGCAAACCTATCTCAATTAACTTTCAAGATGTCCCTGTACGCAATGTTTTGCAGCTGATTGCCGATTATAACGATTTTAATTTGGTGGTATCGGATACGGTGGAAGGCAATGTGACTCTGCGCCTCGATGATGTGCCATGGCCACAAGTGCTCGATATTATTTTACAGTCAAAAGGGCTCGATAAGCGTATTAACGGCAAGGTGGTGTTGGTGGCGCCTAAATCGGAGCTGGACGGGCATGAACAACAAGCCTTGGCTGCAAAGCGTAAATCGGAAGAACTCGCGGCATTGCGCTCTGAATTGATCCAGGTGAAATATGCCAAAGCAATTGATTTAGCGAGTTTGTTAATCGGGGATGAAGATGGTGTCAGTATGCTGTCTGCACGTGGCTCGCTTCATGTCGATGAACGTACTAATTCACTGATTATCAAAGATCTGCCTGAGAGCATTGAAAGTGTGAAAGATATTTTGAGTGCGCTAGATATTCCGGTTAAGCAGGTGCAGATTGAGGCGCGTATTGTGACCGTGAGTGAAGGTGACTTAGAGGAGCTTGGGGTTCGCTGGGGGGTGATCAGTAATAACGGTGATACCACGATAGGTGGTTCAGTCGAAAGCAATTTACATAATTCTGGATTGCTGGATAGAAAAGCCACTGTTGATGATTTTTTGAATGTCAATCTAGGGGCAACGACTGCAGGGGCATCAAGTATTGCATTTCAAGTGGCAAAACTGGGCGATATATTGCTAGATTTAGAACTGTCTGCGCTGCAGAAGGAAGAAAAAGCGGAGATTATCTCAAGCCCTCGTTTAGTGACGACAAATAAGAAAACAGCCTATATCGAGCAAGGGACCGAGATCCCATACCTTGAAGGTTCATCCAGTGGTGCGGTAACGGTTAGCTTCAAAAAAGCGGTTTTGAGCTTAATGGTGACGCCGCAAATCACACCGGATAATAAATTGGTGCTGGACTTAGTGGTCACGCAAGATAAAGTCGGTAAAACGGTTAAAACGGGAACGGGTGAGGCTGTTGCCATTGATACCCAGCGAATTGGCACCCAAGTGCTCGTCAATAATGGTGAAACCTTGGTTTTGGGGGGGATTTATCAACATGCGTTGTCAACAAAAGTCGAACAAGTGCCACTTTTAGGGGATATTCCTTTGTTAGGGGCGCTATTTCGTCGTACCAAGGAAGACTTAGACAAGCGTGAGCTGTTGATTTTTGTCACTCCGAAGATTGTTTTTCAGTAA
- a CDS encoding PilN domain-containing protein, whose product MIKQINLLPWREQQRLQHKKRFIGGIVSTLLLVLFVQIGVAQYFLEQHNIQRARNQTLHQEIAVLEHRLSILPELDRQRDALNKRLHVIADIQRERNRVTRLFSVLPGLIPQGVYLESLVLNNNTVDLHGFGDSNGRLATFLGNIERTIWLNDVAMHSIVATKGEAQQDLTRFNASFSMLARGAMKQTEVSSTDQLVRRRQ is encoded by the coding sequence ATGATTAAGCAAATCAACTTATTGCCTTGGCGTGAGCAGCAAAGGTTACAGCACAAGAAACGCTTCATTGGCGGCATAGTGAGTACCTTGCTGCTGGTGCTTTTTGTCCAGATTGGCGTTGCTCAATATTTTCTTGAGCAGCACAACATTCAGCGAGCACGTAACCAAACGCTGCATCAAGAGATCGCCGTATTAGAACATCGCCTAAGTATTTTGCCTGAGTTAGATCGACAGCGTGATGCGCTTAATAAACGGTTACATGTGATTGCCGATATTCAACGAGAGCGAAATCGAGTCACGCGTTTATTCAGTGTATTGCCTGGGCTTATCCCGCAAGGGGTGTATTTAGAGTCTTTGGTATTGAACAACAACACGGTTGATTTACACGGTTTTGGGGATTCTAACGGCCGTTTGGCAACGTTTTTGGGCAATATTGAAAGAACCATCTGGCTTAACGATGTGGCGATGCACTCGATCGTGGCAACAAAAGGGGAAGCCCAGCAGGACCTTACTCGGTTTAATGCGTCATTTTCGATGTTAGCGCGTGGGGCGATGAAGCAAACCGAGGTTTCCTCAACAGATCAGCTTGTCAGGAGAAGACAATGA
- the pilO gene encoding type IV pilus inner membrane component PilO, whose translation MSQWQDLELDEIVDWPFAPQCVVLVLIAALLSGGGYWYWQQPLNQELERLKQTEMELRHKISNRTAQVAALPKMQAQVEELNRRYQQVIKQLPEEDELASFLAGVNDVGVRNGLEFQRIEWAPIREDKWYYELPINMEVTGNYQQMGRFASSVAKLSRIVTLKDIDLSVVSLTPNEEVLSLKVSASTYRFKPPTENNEDEKGQP comes from the coding sequence ATGAGTCAGTGGCAAGATCTTGAGCTGGATGAAATTGTAGACTGGCCGTTTGCACCTCAGTGCGTGGTCTTGGTTTTGATTGCCGCTTTACTGTCGGGTGGTGGCTATTGGTATTGGCAACAGCCTCTCAACCAAGAGCTTGAACGGCTAAAGCAAACCGAAATGGAACTGCGTCATAAAATCAGTAATCGTACCGCGCAGGTGGCTGCATTACCTAAGATGCAGGCACAAGTCGAAGAACTAAATCGGCGTTATCAACAAGTCATTAAGCAACTGCCGGAAGAAGATGAACTCGCGAGTTTCTTAGCGGGCGTGAATGATGTTGGAGTTCGAAATGGGCTTGAGTTCCAGCGTATTGAATGGGCTCCCATTCGTGAAGACAAGTGGTACTACGAACTCCCCATCAATATGGAAGTGACAGGTAATTACCAACAGATGGGGCGTTTTGCCTCCTCGGTAGCCAAGCTGTCTCGGATTGTGACGCTAAAAGATATCGACTTGTCGGTTGTGTCATTGACCCCGAATGAAGAAGTTTTATCTCTAAAAGTATCAGCAAGTACCTATCGTTTTAAGCCGCCGACAGAGAATAATGAAGACGAAAAGGGGCAGCCGTAA
- the oxyR gene encoding DNA-binding transcriptional regulator OxyR has product MNIRDLEYLVALSEHLHFRKAAEACFVSQPTLSAQIRKLEDELGVSLLERTSRRVLFTDAGLKLVEQAQKVLLEVKILSELASQQGDSMAGPLHVGFIPTVGPYLLPKVIPLLKEAFPQLELFLHEAQTHQLVEQLETGKLDCIILAAVKETEAFVELPLYDEPMVLAVPEQHDWAKQPELSMLALNGETLLMLGDGHCLRDQAMGFCFAAGANEDGSFKATSLETLRNMVAAGSGITLLPKLATPKETVRDGVSYIKLNEPEPTRLITLAYRPGSPLRGRYEKIAQSINTHMCALLQA; this is encoded by the coding sequence ATGAATATTCGTGATTTGGAATACTTAGTGGCACTCTCTGAACATCTGCATTTTCGCAAAGCAGCGGAAGCGTGTTTTGTTAGTCAGCCAACGTTAAGTGCCCAAATTCGTAAGCTCGAAGATGAGTTAGGTGTATCACTGTTAGAGCGTACCAGCCGGCGTGTGTTGTTTACTGATGCTGGACTTAAGTTAGTAGAGCAAGCCCAGAAGGTACTACTAGAAGTTAAAATCTTGAGTGAACTTGCCAGTCAGCAAGGCGACAGCATGGCTGGGCCACTGCATGTGGGTTTTATCCCAACGGTTGGGCCTTATTTATTGCCGAAGGTTATTCCATTACTTAAAGAAGCCTTTCCTCAACTTGAACTCTTTTTGCATGAAGCGCAGACCCACCAGCTAGTTGAACAATTAGAAACAGGTAAGCTCGATTGCATTATTTTAGCTGCCGTCAAAGAGACAGAGGCCTTTGTTGAATTGCCGTTGTACGATGAGCCTATGGTGCTGGCGGTACCTGAGCAACACGATTGGGCCAAGCAGCCCGAACTCTCTATGCTTGCGTTGAATGGTGAAACCTTATTGATGTTGGGTGACGGCCACTGTTTGCGTGATCAAGCGATGGGTTTTTGTTTTGCGGCGGGAGCCAATGAAGACGGCAGCTTTAAAGCGACCAGTTTAGAGACGCTTCGCAATATGGTAGCAGCGGGCAGTGGGATCACCTTATTGCCTAAGCTCGCAACACCCAAAGAAACGGTACGCGATGGCGTGAGTTACATTAAATTGAATGAACCCGAACCGACACGCTTGATCACACTCGCGTATCGTCCTGGTTCGCCGCTGCGAGGTCGCTATGAAAAGATAGCGCAATCAATCAACACACATATGTGTGCTTTGCTGCAAGCGTAA
- a CDS encoding penicillin-binding protein 1A, which translates to MKFIKRLLILALICIILGVGTIFGFYLYVKPELPDVATLKNVELQTPMQVFSADGQLISQFGEKRRIPLALKDIPPQMLNAFIATEDSRYYEHPGIDPIGIARAAFVVATSGSAKQGASTITQQLARNFFLSNEKKIMRKIKEIFIAIHIEQLLTKDEILELYLNKIYLGYRAYGVGAAAQVYFGKEVNQLTLSEIAVIAGLPKAPSTMNPIYSLDRSTHRRNVVLRRMLDERYISQSEFDQARSEAIISRYHGAEIELSAPYFAERARAWMVERYGEDAYTSGMRIYTTVNAKLQRAAQQAAIENLLSYDQRHGYRGAVATLWQGNGQAWDNTKIKAHLAKQPSYGQLRAAVITSVSDKTAQAIVGKGETITLEWDGMKWARAFKTDTRQGPAPKKASDILKAGQQVWVQQKEDSWVLSQVPDANTAFIAVSPQNGAVQAMIGGFNFVHSKFNRATQSVRQVGSSIKPFIYSAALDNGMTLATLVNDAPINRWDESQGTAWRPKNSPPTYNGPTRLRLGLAQSKNVMAVRVLRSVGLDESISYLTRFGFKREEIPRAEAIALGAGSLTPLEMAQGFSVFANGGYYVEPYFIERVEDPYGNLVFQANPSVVCNSECQQQNGQKAQTQSAFVNDITISEESLGTSDDALPHDKQAVHYAPQVISEQNAFLVREMMESNIWGGGSWKHGSGWNGTGWRGQVLKRRDIGGKTGTTNGSKDAWYSGFGPNIVATAWVGFDDHSRELGKASWNNNLGKEQISGGEAGAKTAQPAWVNFMKVALEDVPQQRKQVPSDIVRVRIDRDSGLLTQKTDYTSMFEYFKRGTEPKEYVSQSSAGSVFESGGDEELF; encoded by the coding sequence GTGAAGTTCATAAAGCGATTACTAATACTTGCATTAATTTGCATAATTCTTGGAGTCGGTACAATTTTCGGTTTTTATCTATACGTAAAACCGGAATTACCTGATGTAGCTACATTAAAGAATGTCGAACTACAAACCCCGATGCAGGTGTTTAGTGCGGATGGTCAGTTGATCTCGCAGTTTGGTGAAAAGCGCCGAATCCCTCTGGCATTGAAAGACATTCCACCACAAATGCTCAATGCATTCATTGCAACAGAAGACAGTCGCTATTACGAGCACCCGGGGATTGACCCTATCGGTATTGCGCGTGCAGCTTTTGTTGTTGCAACGTCAGGCTCGGCCAAGCAAGGGGCAAGTACCATTACTCAACAGCTTGCGCGTAACTTCTTCCTCTCCAATGAGAAGAAGATCATGCGTAAGATTAAAGAGATTTTCATTGCAATTCACATTGAGCAATTGCTAACAAAAGATGAGATTCTTGAGCTTTACTTGAACAAAATTTACCTTGGTTATCGCGCTTATGGCGTGGGCGCTGCAGCACAGGTGTATTTTGGCAAAGAGGTTAATCAACTGACCTTGAGCGAAATAGCCGTCATTGCAGGCTTACCGAAAGCCCCATCAACCATGAACCCGATTTATTCGCTGGATCGCTCAACCCACCGTCGTAATGTGGTGTTGCGCCGTATGCTGGATGAACGCTACATCAGCCAGTCTGAATTTGATCAAGCGCGCTCTGAAGCCATTATTTCACGCTACCACGGTGCTGAAATTGAGCTAAGTGCACCGTATTTTGCTGAACGTGCTCGTGCATGGATGGTGGAACGTTACGGTGAAGATGCTTATACCTCAGGCATGCGCATTTACACGACTGTGAACGCTAAGCTACAACGTGCAGCCCAGCAAGCAGCGATTGAGAACCTACTAAGCTACGATCAACGTCATGGCTACCGTGGCGCCGTCGCAACACTATGGCAAGGCAATGGCCAAGCATGGGATAACACCAAGATCAAAGCACACCTTGCGAAGCAACCAAGCTATGGTCAACTTCGAGCGGCAGTGATCACTTCCGTAAGCGACAAAACCGCCCAAGCCATAGTCGGTAAAGGTGAAACTATCACCCTTGAATGGGATGGGATGAAATGGGCACGTGCGTTTAAGACAGATACTCGCCAAGGCCCTGCACCGAAAAAAGCCAGCGACATATTAAAAGCAGGCCAACAGGTATGGGTGCAACAAAAAGAAGACAGCTGGGTACTAAGCCAAGTACCTGATGCGAATACTGCCTTTATTGCAGTCTCACCGCAAAACGGCGCCGTGCAAGCCATGATTGGTGGCTTTAACTTTGTGCATAGTAAGTTCAACCGTGCGACCCAATCTGTTCGTCAAGTAGGTTCGAGTATCAAGCCATTCATCTATTCAGCGGCATTGGATAACGGCATGACGCTCGCAACGCTGGTAAACGATGCTCCAATTAACCGTTGGGATGAAAGCCAAGGTACCGCGTGGCGTCCAAAAAATTCACCACCAACCTACAACGGTCCTACCCGTTTACGCCTTGGTTTGGCTCAGTCTAAAAACGTCATGGCAGTACGTGTCTTACGTAGTGTGGGTTTGGATGAGTCAATCAGCTACTTAACCCGCTTTGGCTTTAAACGCGAAGAAATCCCACGCGCAGAAGCGATCGCTCTGGGTGCTGGCAGCCTGACACCGCTAGAAATGGCACAGGGCTTCTCTGTCTTTGCTAACGGGGGCTACTATGTTGAGCCTTATTTCATCGAGCGGGTTGAAGACCCTTATGGCAACTTAGTCTTCCAGGCTAACCCGAGCGTAGTGTGTAACAGTGAATGCCAACAGCAAAACGGTCAGAAAGCGCAAACGCAAAGCGCGTTCGTCAATGACATAACGATCAGCGAAGAATCATTGGGCACAAGTGACGACGCCCTTCCACACGACAAACAAGCTGTTCATTATGCACCGCAAGTGATCTCAGAGCAGAATGCTTTCCTTGTTCGCGAAATGATGGAAAGTAACATTTGGGGTGGCGGCAGCTGGAAGCACGGGAGCGGTTGGAACGGCACGGGGTGGCGTGGTCAGGTATTAAAACGCCGCGACATTGGTGGAAAAACAGGTACCACTAACGGCTCTAAAGATGCATGGTACTCAGGCTTTGGCCCTAATATTGTGGCCACAGCTTGGGTTGGCTTTGATGACCACAGCCGTGAGTTAGGCAAAGCCTCATGGAATAACAACCTCGGTAAAGAGCAGATCTCTGGTGGTGAAGCGGGGGCAAAAACAGCGCAACCAGCTTGGGTTAACTTCATGAAGGTTGCACTGGAAGATGTGCCGCAGCAACGTAAACAAGTACCGTCAGATATTGTCCGTGTTCGTATCGATCGTGATTCAGGCTTGCTGACTCAAAAAACCGATTACACCTCAATGTTTGAATATTTCAAACGCGGCACTGAACCGAAAGAATACGTTTCGCAAAGCAGTGCAGGCAGTGTATTTGAATCTGGTGGCGACGAAGAGCTGTTCTAA